A DNA window from Macadamia integrifolia cultivar HAES 741 chromosome 4, SCU_Mint_v3, whole genome shotgun sequence contains the following coding sequences:
- the LOC122077118 gene encoding uncharacterized protein LOC122077118 → MDLWVVAAAAGAGYLAKYLSREREREGLSESFPGGSTQDKSEPHSLLQQLRERACPLQRLSGRQLGENATSGRDSSNSHLRLTEENGSAGTSATEMASTSGFGHEALENLRVYEEYNILSLSSFRPGFPGKNNQEKVDGIEATGKVSDKSEDFFSSERSTREKRFYNRDSGSRNSLRSRRPQGYSIKPLSSLESCLIAQLYNEHVEMDEYVFTQLSPPTAPTVRPLLVTDGKQIISRASADSYGVNFGSVENMVHEGAEAYAEGERMLGVPPLPDIGSVKLSKKLKQRRGKGRLGRSGRSNMRVSPKNFRSQGSPNGMLLFCIGVAFGVVSTVMSNKREVDRLNEFLKQTENLVQDLQEELEMKDSLTVKELTNEGYEPQENNHYSIHHQPPASIFPQQELTESINFNGKEPYDQNEDEKSEIMSKIEAELEAELERLELNMCSSTVQRTLCGLLELDPDFEADIVQEELRADMLNRGARGQDDSDQNASDTSTTPTHAANYAVSPRELSLRLHKVIQERLEERIMELETALQQSQQRMHILESEGVNSQRDFSNSEIGSSTHESSSMREDSNNIAGPLILNLSGEALDAYNEACEVFTRATEPEEERTPTTVSNNTNLYREEYHPLNQREVCHQNGSGQNGSLTHLRIIEDRQPRSLVHDKIRSWEERVSRSRGSSELGDSENEEDEMGKLLIKQIVEKSKQGSPAVLNVQKMLFAMD, encoded by the exons ATGGACTTGTGGGTTGTTGCAGCAGCTGCGGGGGCTGGATATCTAGCCAAATACCTGTCgagggagagggaaagagaaggaTTATCAGAGTCTTTTCCTGGAGGCTCTACACAAGATAAATCTGAGCCTCATTCTTTGCTGCAACAGCTTCGAGAACGCGCATGTCCCCTCCAAAGATTATCTGGGAGGCAATTAGGAGAGAATGCTACTTCTGGGAGAGATTCATCTAACTCGCATCTGAGGTTGACAGAAGAAAATGGGTCAGCTGGTACTTCAGCAACAGAAATGGCTTCTACTAGTGGGTTTGGTCATGAAGCTTTGGAGAATTTGCGGGTGTATGAGGAGTACAATATACTTTCTTTATCATCTTTTCGTCCAGGGTTCCCTGGAAAGAACAATCAAGAGAAAGTAGATGGAATTGAAGCCACGGGTAAAGTTTCTGATAAATCTGAGGATTTTTTTTCATCTGAACGCTCCACTAGAGAGAAACGTTTTTATAACAGGGACAGCGGAAGCAGAAACTCTCTTAGAAGTAGGCGGCCTCAAGGGTATTCTATTAAACCTCTAAGCTCTTTGGAAAGCTGCCTCATTGCTCAGTTGTACAATGAACatgttgaaatggatgaatATGTATTTACTCAACTTTCACCCCCGACTGCACCAACTGTGAGGCCATTGCTTGTAACTGATGGAAAACAAATAATTAGCAGAGCAAGTGCTGATTCTTACGGAGTAAATTTTGGAAGTGTAGAAAATATGGTGCATGAGGGAGCCGAAGCATATGCAGAAGGGGAGAGAATGTTGGGGGTTCCACCACTTCCAGATATTGGCTCTGTAAAACTCTCAAAGAAATTGAAACAAAGGAGAGGAAAGGGTCGGCTTGGAAGATCGGGCCGTTCCAATATGAGAGTCTCACCAAAAAACTTCCGGTCACAAG GCTCACCAAATGGAATGCTTCTGTTCTGCATTGGGGTCGCTTTTGGTGTTGTGTCTACTGTGATGTCAAACAAAAGAGAAGTGGACAGGCTAAATGAGTTTTTAAAACAGACAGAGAACTTGGTTCAAGATCTACAAGAGGAGCTTGAGATGAAAGATTCACTGACTGTGAAGGAGCTAACTAATGAGGGCTATGAGCCCCAAGAAAATAATCACTATTCCATTCATCATCAGCCTCCAGCCTCCATTTTCCCCCAACAGGAACTCACAGAATCAATAAACTTCAATGGTAAAGAACCATATGAtcagaatgaagatgagaagtcAGAGATTATGAGTAAAATTGAAGCAGAGCTTGAAGCTGAACTTGAGAGGTTGGAGCTGAACATGTGCTCATCTACTGTACAGAGAACATTATGCGGTCTTTTGGAG CTTGATCCAGATTTTGAAGCAGACATTGTTCAGGAAGAACTGAGAGCAGACATGCTCAACAGAGGGGCCAGGGGGCAAGATGATTCAGACCAAAATGCAAGTGACACCTCCACTACTCCCACCCACGCTGCAAATTATGCAGTCTCACCTCGAGAGCTCAGCTTGCGCCTTCATAAAGTTATTCAGGAAAGACTAGAGGAACGCATCATGGAGCTTGAGACGGCACTCCAGCAAAGTCAACAACGGATGCACATATTGGAATCTGAGGGTGTCAACTCCCAAAGGGACTTCTCAAACAGTGAAATAGGATCATCTACTCATGAGAGTTCAAGTATGAGGGAAGATAGCAACAACATAGCTGGGCCCCTGATTCTAAATCTATCAGGGGAAGCACTAGATGCATACAATGAAGCTTGTGAAGTTTTCACAAGGGCAACTGAGCCTGAGGAAGAGAGGACACCCACCACAGTAAGCAACAATACTAATCTCTACCGAGAAGAATATCATCCTTTGAATCAGCGTGAGGTTTGCCATCAGAACGGAAGTGGGCAAAATGGGTCTCTGACACACCTTAGGATCATCGAAGATAGACAACCAAGGAGTTTGGTTCATGATAAAATCAGGTCATGGGAAGAGAGGGTGTCAAGAAGTCGAGGATCAAGTGAGCTTGGTGATAGcgaaaatgaagaagatgagatgggAAAGCTATTGATTAAGCAGATTGTGGAGAAAAGTAAGCAAGGGTCTCCCGCTGTATTAAATGTTCAAAAGATGCTCTTCGCAATGGATTAA
- the LOC122075540 gene encoding glycine-rich RNA-binding protein 2, mitochondrial-like, whose translation MAFISKVGNLLKQTLSGRVNSELSASNPSIFQGIRCMSSSKLFVGGLSYNTDDQSLREAFTAYGEVIEARVIMDRETGRSRGFGFVSYTSEQEASGAIQALDGQDLHGRRVRVNYATDRAGGFRSGGYGGGGGSYGGGGGYGGGGYGGGSGGYGGGYGGYGGGGGDNSYGSGGGSYGGAGGSGYGGGNYGGGGGSYGDTSGGGGYGGGSSFDGGNVAVDGSSAGSGSYGVAGGAAAMGGDGSYASGSYGGSTGVGFGGDQFGSNSDNSTGPAENHGQDDLEGRIMDNDDQPDDYADKRG comes from the exons ATGGCTTTCATTAGTAAAGTGGGGAATCTACTTAAACAGACTTTGAGTGGACGTGTTAATTCTGAATTGTCGGCATCAAATCCTTCTATTTTTCAAGGCATAAGATGCATGTCATCTTCGAAACTCTTTGTTGGAG GTCTTTCATATAACACAGATGACCAATCCTTGAGAGAAGCATTTACTGCTTATGGGGAGGTCATTGAAG CAAGAGTAATCATGGACCGTGAAACGGGTAGATCTCGAGGCTTTGGTTTTGTTAGTTACACATCTGAGCAGGAGGCTTCTGGTGCCATTCAGGCTTTGGATGGACAG GATCTTCATGGCCGTAGGGTAAGAGTGAACTATGCAACAGATAGGGCAGGAGGATTCCGAAGTGGTGGCTATGGAGGTGGCGGTGGCAGCTATGGAGGTGGCGGTGGCTATGGAGGCGGTGGTTATGGTGGTGGAAGCGGTGGCTATGGTGGTGGCTATGGTGGCTATGGTGGTGGAGGGGGTGACAACAGCTATGGAAGTGGAGGGGGCAGCTATGGTGGTGCTGGAGGCAGTGGTTATGGAGGGGGAAACTATGGTGGCGGTGGTGGGAGTTATGGTGATACAAGTGGTGGTGGAGGCTATGGTGGTGGAAGCAGCTTTGATGGTGGAAATGTTGCTGTGGATGGCAGCAGCGCTGGCAGTGGGAGTTATGGTGTTGCAGGTGGTGCTGCTGCTATGGGTGGGGATGGTAGTTATGCATCTGGCTCTTATGGTGGCAGCACAGGTGTGGGTTTTGGTGGTGATCAATTTGGTAGCAACTCGGACAACAGCACAGGTCCTGCTGAAAACCATGGCCAGGATGATCTGGAAGGGCGTATCATGGACAATGATGATCAGCCTGACGACTATGCAGACAAGAGGGGCTGA
- the LOC122077487 gene encoding presenilin-like protein At2g29900: protein MAQNTKPPSILETIGEEIIRIVTPVSICMFLVVLLVAILNTDTSDSSSSITTMATIAYNEDPSDSLWDKIKGALLNSLVFVVIVTVTTFLLVLLFYFRCIKFLKFYMGFSAFIVLGFLGGEVALFLIEMYTFPIDCITFLVLLFNFTVVGGMSVLMSNLPILINQGYLVVIGMLVAYWFTLLPEWTTWVLLVAMALYDLAAVLLPGGPLRLLVELAIERDEDIPALVYEARPVTHDESALRQRRLWRLRRSVDSGSAENMNSESNSSSNANTVSNSMNCQNETRLVVAEEGQRRESVSELAVPLIPPPSQSTRDGQEVISSENLHLEGIGLGSSGAIKLGLGDFIFYSVLVGRAAMYDFMTVYACYLAIIAGLGITLMLLALYQKALPALPVSILLGVLFYFLTRMLLEAFVVQCSVNLIMF, encoded by the coding sequence ATGGCTCAAAATACGAAACCCCCAAGCATCCTTGAAACAATTGGTGAAGAAATCATCAGAATCGTGACCCCCGTTTCAATTTGTATGTTCTTAGTAGTTCTTCTGGTCGCGATCCTCAACACTGACACTTCCGATTCTTCTTCATCAATCACAACTATGGCCACCATAGCTTACAACGAGGACCCATCCGATTCACTCTGGGACAAAATCAAAGGCGCACTCTTGAATTCCCTCGTGTTTGTAGTCATTGTTACGGTAACAACTTTCCTCCTGGTCTTACTGTTCTACTTCAGATGCATTAAGTTCCTAAAATTCTACATGGGTTTCTCTGCTTTCATTGTTTTGGGCTTCTTGGGTGGTGAAGTTGCTCTGTTCTTGATCGAGATGTATACTTTCCCTATTGATTGTATCACATTTTTGGTACTTCTGTTCAACTTCACTGTTGTTGGGGGGATGTCTGTTTTAATGTCGAACTTGCCGATTTTGATCAACCAAGGGTACCTGGTTGTTATTGGGATGTTGGTTGCATACTGGTTCACTCTCTTACCCGAATGGACTACTTGGGTTCTTTTGGTTGCCATGGCTTTGTATGATCTTGCAGCTGTGTTGTTGCCTGGTGGCCCTTTGAGGCTTTTAGTTGAGCTCGCCATAGAAAGAGATGAAGACATACCTGCTTTGGTTTATGAGGCCAGGCCTGTGACTCATGATGAATCAGCGCTGAGGCAGAGGCGGTTGTGGAGGTTAAGGAGGAGTGTTGATTCTGGTTCAGCTGAAAATATGAATTCTGAGTCTAATTCTAGCTCAAATGCAAACACTGTTTCCAATTCAATGAATTGCCAAAATGAGACGAGGTTGGTTGTCGCTGAAGAGGGTCAACGTCGAGAATCAGTTTCTGAGCTTGCAGTCCCTTTGATTCCTCCTCCATCGCAGAGTACGCGAGATGGACAAGAAGTTATTTCAAGTGAAAATTTGCACCTTGAGGGAATTGGGTTGGGTTCGTCAGGTGCAATCAAGCTGGGGCTGGGAGATTTTATCTTTTACAGTGTGTTAGTTGGTAGGGCGGCAATGTACGATTTCATGACAGTTTATGCCTGTTATCTTGCAATCATAGCTGGTCTTGGCATTACTCTTATGCTTCTAGCGCTTTATCAAAAGGCCTTGCCTGCTCTTCCAGTGTCAATACTGTTAGGTGTACTATTCTATTTCTTGACTCGTATGTTGCTTGAAGCTTTTGTTGTACAATGTTCAGTCAACCTCATAATGTTCTAG
- the LOC122075478 gene encoding magnesium transporter MRS2-5 isoform X1: MEEPKGSFLPTHLREPVSSHNSATLGTNGPMNPPPFQGFSYPGMKKRGHGSRSWIRIDQNGNSKILDLDKATLMRRCSLPSRDLRLLDPLFIYPYTILGREKAIVVSLEQIRCIITADEVILMNSLDSSVVQYESELCKRLEMSKDQTDDLPFEFRALELALELTCMSLDAQAKELELDVYPVLDELASSISTIKLERVRRLKGNLLALTHRVQKVRNEIEQLMDDDGDMAEMYLTMKKERMEAYSTSEHYFQNNIPAGTELLSKSVPVSPVGSVSRANKLEKALSSALSSSKYGSLIGSSNNGENIVELEMLLEAYFVVIDNTFSKLFSLKEYIDDTEDFINIKLGNVQNQLIKFELLLTAATFVTAIFAVVTGVFGMNFQPDLFNYPDAFNWVLIITGIACGIIYISFFLYFKHKRVL, translated from the exons ATGGAAGAACCAAAAGGTTCATTTCTTCCTACCCATCTACGTGAACCTGTTTCTTCTCACAACAGTGCCACACTTGGCACAAATGGGCCCATGAATCCTCCTCCCTTTCAGGGTTTCAGTTATCCAGGCATGAAAAAGAGAGGCCACGGAAGTCGTTCATGGATAAGGATCGATCAAAACGGAAACTCAAAGATTCTGGACCTTGATAAGGCCACCCTAATGAGACGTTGTTCCCTGCCTTCCAGAGATCTTCGGCTTTTGGATCCTTTATTCATTTATCCTTATACTATATTAGGTCGTGAAAAGGCTATTGTTGTCAGTCTTGAACAGATTAGGTGCATAATCACAGCTGATGAGGTTATCCTGATGAATTCCTTGGACAGCTCTGTTGTGCAATATGAATCAGAACTCTGTAAACGCCTTGAGATGAGCAAAGATCAAACTG ATGATCTGCCTTTCGAATTTAGGGCACTGGAGCTGGCTTTGGAGCTGACGTGCATGTCTCTTGATGCTCAG GCAAAGGAGCTGGAGTTGGACGTATATCCAGTACTAGATGAGCTTGCATCATCCATCAGCACTATAAAACTAGAACGTGTCCGGAGACTCAAGGGCAATCTCCTTGCATTGACTCATCGAGTTCAGAAG GTTCGTAATGAAATAGAGCAGCTCATGGATGATGATGGGGACATGGCTGAGATGTACCTGactatgaagaaagaaagaatggagGCTTACTCCACATCTGAACATTATTTCCAAAATAACATTCCAGCTGGGACTGAGTTGTTGTCAAAATCTGTACCTGTTTCACCTGTTGGTTCTGTAAGTAGGGCTAATAAACTGGAAAAGGCTTTGAGCAGCGCTTTGAGTTCAAGTAAATATGGAAGCTTAATTGGATCATCAAATAATGGAGAAAACATTGTAGAGCTTGAAATGTTGCTGGAAGCATATTTTGTTGTTATTGACAACACCTTCAGTAAGCTTTTTTCG CTGAAAGAATACATAGATGACACTGAAGATTTCATCAACATTAAACTG GGAAATGTGCAGAACCAGCTTATAAAATTTGAGTTGCTCCTAACAGCAGCCACTTTTGTTACTGCAATTTTTGCCGTTGTGACTGGAGTTTTTGGGATGAACTTCCAACCTGATCTCTTCAATTACCCTGATGCCTTCAACTGGGTCTTGATTATAACTGGAATTGCATGTGGGATTATATACATATctttcttcttgtatttcaaaCACAAGAGAGTATTGTAA
- the LOC122075478 gene encoding magnesium transporter MRS2-5 isoform X2 encodes MQLKGAWLSFKKSKIQWKNQKGFSYPGMKKRGHGSRSWIRIDQNGNSKILDLDKATLMRRCSLPSRDLRLLDPLFIYPYTILGREKAIVVSLEQIRCIITADEVILMNSLDSSVVQYESELCKRLEMSKDQTDDLPFEFRALELALELTCMSLDAQAKELELDVYPVLDELASSISTIKLERVRRLKGNLLALTHRVQKVRNEIEQLMDDDGDMAEMYLTMKKERMEAYSTSEHYFQNNIPAGTELLSKSVPVSPVGSVSRANKLEKALSSALSSSKYGSLIGSSNNGENIVELEMLLEAYFVVIDNTFSKLFSLKEYIDDTEDFINIKLGNVQNQLIKFELLLTAATFVTAIFAVVTGVFGMNFQPDLFNYPDAFNWVLIITGIACGIIYISFFLYFKHKRVL; translated from the exons ATGCAACTGAAAGGAGCATGGTTGAGCTTCAAGAAAAGTAAAATCCAATGGAAGAACCAAAAG GGTTTCAGTTATCCAGGCATGAAAAAGAGAGGCCACGGAAGTCGTTCATGGATAAGGATCGATCAAAACGGAAACTCAAAGATTCTGGACCTTGATAAGGCCACCCTAATGAGACGTTGTTCCCTGCCTTCCAGAGATCTTCGGCTTTTGGATCCTTTATTCATTTATCCTTATACTATATTAGGTCGTGAAAAGGCTATTGTTGTCAGTCTTGAACAGATTAGGTGCATAATCACAGCTGATGAGGTTATCCTGATGAATTCCTTGGACAGCTCTGTTGTGCAATATGAATCAGAACTCTGTAAACGCCTTGAGATGAGCAAAGATCAAACTG ATGATCTGCCTTTCGAATTTAGGGCACTGGAGCTGGCTTTGGAGCTGACGTGCATGTCTCTTGATGCTCAG GCAAAGGAGCTGGAGTTGGACGTATATCCAGTACTAGATGAGCTTGCATCATCCATCAGCACTATAAAACTAGAACGTGTCCGGAGACTCAAGGGCAATCTCCTTGCATTGACTCATCGAGTTCAGAAG GTTCGTAATGAAATAGAGCAGCTCATGGATGATGATGGGGACATGGCTGAGATGTACCTGactatgaagaaagaaagaatggagGCTTACTCCACATCTGAACATTATTTCCAAAATAACATTCCAGCTGGGACTGAGTTGTTGTCAAAATCTGTACCTGTTTCACCTGTTGGTTCTGTAAGTAGGGCTAATAAACTGGAAAAGGCTTTGAGCAGCGCTTTGAGTTCAAGTAAATATGGAAGCTTAATTGGATCATCAAATAATGGAGAAAACATTGTAGAGCTTGAAATGTTGCTGGAAGCATATTTTGTTGTTATTGACAACACCTTCAGTAAGCTTTTTTCG CTGAAAGAATACATAGATGACACTGAAGATTTCATCAACATTAAACTG GGAAATGTGCAGAACCAGCTTATAAAATTTGAGTTGCTCCTAACAGCAGCCACTTTTGTTACTGCAATTTTTGCCGTTGTGACTGGAGTTTTTGGGATGAACTTCCAACCTGATCTCTTCAATTACCCTGATGCCTTCAACTGGGTCTTGATTATAACTGGAATTGCATGTGGGATTATATACATATctttcttcttgtatttcaaaCACAAGAGAGTATTGTAA